The Coregonus clupeaformis isolate EN_2021a chromosome 6, ASM2061545v1, whole genome shotgun sequence genome has a segment encoding these proteins:
- the LOC121562718 gene encoding olfactory receptor 8I2-like produces MEFNSSQEIVFVLHGLNATQTHKHIYFAFTLILYLFTIVVNLTLIVTIFLEKMLHDPMYLFLCNLCINGIYGASAFYPKILYDLLFESHVITYIGCMTQILVIYSYVFCEFTSLTVMAYDRYVAICKPLQYHSIMTTRKVWTLLLLTWLFSWLESSIGMGLTARLPLCGLDIDKLYCSNWAVVMLSCVDTTLNNLYGFFLTFSHFSQTILILISYVNIIKASLRSRVERKKFMQTCLPHLITLTNFTISLTFDLMYARYGSNTSLLALRNIMAVEFLVVPPLVNPMIYGMKLTQIRTRVVQMFNRKVAALS; encoded by the coding sequence ATGGAGTTCAACTCCTCCCAGGAGATAGTGTTTGTTCTGCATGGACTGAAcgcgacacagacacacaaacacatctacTTTGCATTTACTCTCATCCTATACCTCTTCACCATTGTTGTGAATCTGACACTGATCGTTACCATTTTTCTGGAGAAAATGTTGCATGACCCTATGTATTTATTCCTCTGTAATCTGTGTATTAATGGTATCTATGGCGCTTCAGCTTTCTACCCAAAGATACTTTATGACCTTTTATTTGAATCTCATGTGATAACATACATAGGGTGCATGACCCAGATATTAGTCATCTACTCCTATGTTTTCTGTGAATTCACCAGCTTGACAGTGATGGCATATGACAGGTATGTTGCCATCTGCAAGCCTTTACAATACCACTCTATCATGACTACTCGAAAAGTGTGGACACTGCTTCTTCTTACGTGGCTTTTCTCATGGCTAGAAAGTAGCATTGGGATGGGACTAACAGCTAGGTTACCCCTCTGTGGCCTCGACATCGATAAACTCTACTGCTCAAACTGGGCCGTCGTGATGCTCTCATGTGTTGACACCACTCTGAACAACCTCTACGGCTTCTTTCTCACGTTCTCTCATTTTTCTCAAACTATACTCATCCTGATTTCTTACGTGAACATCATCAAAGCGTCTTTGCGTTCCCGGGTGGAGAGGAAGAAGTTCATGCAGACCTGTCTGCCTCATCTGATCACCCTGACTAACTTCACCATATCCCTCACCTTCGATTTGATGTACGCTCGATACGGTAGCAACACCAGCCTGCTGGCCCTGAGGAATATCATGGCGGTGGAGTTCCTAGTTGTGCCTCCTCTCGTGAACCCTATGATATACGGGATGAAACTCACTCAGATTCGGACTAGAGTTGTACAGATGTTCAACCGGAAAGTTGCTGCCCTAAGCTAA